In Caldisericota bacterium, the genomic window TCTCAGGTAAGAGGTAGGGACAGTATTGCCGAATGCAGTCAAAGAGGGAGATAGTGTTAAATATCCGGCAATAGCTTTCCGTGCCGTATCACTTAGATGATTTTTGTTTATCATCATATTTTTACCTCTTGATGTCAGCCTTGTGTGGATATGAAGTCCACTACCTGCGTGTTCCAATGATATCTTTGGTGCAAAGCTGATTGTTACCCCGTGTTTGTACCCTATTACTCTTAACATCCATCGGGCAATAGTAATGTGATCAGCAGCGTCTTCCATTGGCACAGGGAGGAATTCAATTTCATGCTGCTCCATTGAAAACTCTTTATTATAGATGTTACCTACTTCGGAATGGCCGTACTTTATTTTCCCGCCTGCTTGAGTGATGGCTTGCATTGCTTCGTAACGTATTTTTTCCCATTTAATAAACGGATAGGATTCTTGATATCCTTTCTGATTGGAAGAAGGATAAAGGGGATCATTATCGTATATGACATAGTATTCTAACTCTCCCATTGCTTCAAAAGTCAAACCTGTACTATCTTTCAATACCTGATGCGCTTTTCTGATGATGTTTTCAGGGGAACTTGCCAGACGAACTCCATTTCCTCGATAGTATGAGCAAAGTATATCTATCGCAGGGATGGAAGAGAATGGATCTATAAAAGCGGTTTTATAGCGGGGTATAATATAGAGGTCGCTTGAGGTCGTGTCGATATAAGAGAATAAGCTGGATCCGTCTACTCTTTCTCCTCTTGATAACAATTGGTCCAGTTGAGCTTTACTTGTAACTACAAAATTGAGTGTCTTTAACCTTCCATTCCCCCCTACATAACGGAAGTTTATCATCTCAATGTTATTTTCTTCAATAAATTTGATCAGGTCTTTTTTGGTAAATTCTTCTTTTGGTTTCCCTATGTACTGAGCTATTTTGTCAGGATTTATCATATAAATTCCTCCTTTTAATGTTACTAAACTCTGGAAATTTGAATTTTTATTCATATGTTTATTTTATCCGTTTCGTATTGTAATTGCAAGTTTTCATGTGCTGATACTTGATGGTAAAGGTTTGCGGCTTGTATTTTCACTGCATTAACCTATAATTTGATGGATGTAATGTGCGCCTGTGGCCCAATGGATAAGGCAACGGCCTCCGGAGCCGTAGATAGGGGTTCAACTCCCCTCGGGCGTACCAGAATAAAACAGCTAATAATTCTTTGTTGTTAACGCTACTACTGTCTCTGCATTCTTTTGTTCCTATTCTGTCATTTTGACGAACCTTTAGTCTCGAATTTATTTCGGGATCATTTCAGCATCTTCGCTTTACCAACAAAACATTGCTTCAAGAAAACAATAGAAATATTACTATGGGACTGCTTCATCATTATATTCCTCGCAGAGACAAAGAATAAGTCTTTGCACTTTTTCTTGTCATTGAGAAGGGCAGTTTTTTGCCCTGTGGCAATCTCCTCCTTAGCAACAAACA contains:
- a CDS encoding glutamine synthetase family protein, whose amino-acid sequence is MINPDKIAQYIGKPKEEFTKKDLIKFIEENNIEMINFRYVGGNGRLKTLNFVVTSKAQLDQLLSRGERVDGSSLFSYIDTTSSDLYIIPRYKTAFIDPFSSIPAIDILCSYYRGNGVRLASSPENIIRKAHQVLKDSTGLTFEAMGELEYYVIYDNDPLYPSSNQKGYQESYPFIKWEKIRYEAMQAITQAGGKIKYGHSEVGNIYNKEFSMEQHEIEFLPVPMEDAADHITIARWMLRVIGYKHGVTISFAPKISLEHAGSGLHIHTRLTSRGKNMMINKNHLSDTARKAIAGYLTLSPSLTAFGNTVPTSYLRLIPGQEAPTNICWGERNRSALVRVPLGWLNVKNMAEDANPLEKSKLKEYGSKQTVEFRCPDGSANIYLLLAGLSVAARHGLEMKDALKLANKLYIGTSSNKGNAPVKKMPRLPNSCWESAENLLKDRKIYEKDGVFPENIIDGIAKTLKNYEDKNLSKKLYGNKKELQKLISKYLHCS